The genomic interval TCTTTTAAAAATCGGGGGTAAGGCTGCGGTGGTGCTACCCGATAATGTGCTGTTTGAAGCGGGAGCTGGCGAAAAGGTGCGTAAAAAACTTTTAGAGGATTTCAATCTGCATACGATTTTGAGACTGCCCACAGGGATTTTTTACGCACAAGGGGTGAAAGCAAATGTGCTGTTTTTTGACAAAGTGGCAACAAGCGAGGATTCCACGCAAAAAGTGTGGGTGTATGATATGCGCACGAATATGAATCTAAGCCTTGTAACAAGTCCTTTAAGTGCGGAGCATTTAAGGGAGTTTGAATCTTGTTTTTGCGTGGGGGCAATGGAAAATCGCAAGGAGAGTGAGCGATTTCGCTCGTTTAGCATTGGGGAGATTAAGAAGCGCGATAAAATGAATTTGGATATTTTTTGGCTAAAAGATGAGAGTTTAGAGGATTTGGAGAATCTACCAAGCCCAAAAGATTTAAGTGAGCAAATTTGTATAAGTCTTAAGAATGCGCTTAGGGAAATAGAGCAGTTGAAGCTAAGTTAATCTTAACTCTTCTTAATACCCTCTATGTTAGAATCTCGCAAAAATTGCAAATCAAAGCAGGTATGAACGAGGTAGCCTTTTATGGATTTTATGGCTTTTAGTCTTTTTATACTCACAATGCTTCTTATTTATTGGCGTCCTTTAAATCTTCCTTTGTGGGTGTTTAGCACTTTAGGAGCTGTAGGCGCTTATTTATTCAATGTAGTGAATTTGGACGATATTTGGCGTGTATGGGCAATGGTGTGGGATAGCACACTTACACTCATTGGACTTATCCTTCTTACTCTCGCGTTTGAAACATTAGGATTTTTTGATTTCCTTGCATTATTACTTATCCGAATCTTAAGTCAAAAGGGTGAGAAACAAAGCTTAAGTAGCGCAAGATTCTATATTTTTCTTGTGCTTTTTAGTGCTTTTTTAAGTGCGTTTTTTGCAAACGATGGTGCTATTTTAATCCTCACACCTTTAATCCTCACACTTTTTAAAGTGCATAATACAAAGGTATTTTTCACGCCTTTAATTGTATTTTTGTTTCTTGTAAGCTTTGTGAGTGATTTTGCTTCAAATACCTTTGTTATTTCTAATCTCACAAACATTATCACCGCGCATTTTTTTGAGATTCCCTCACTCCGCTTTAGCGTGCTTATGTTTTTGCCCCAAATTGTTGTGATTTGTGGGATTGTAGGATTTTGGTATATAGTGAGGAGAATCTTGCCTCCTAGACTTGAATTTAGGGATTTGCAAAGTGATATTTCTAAAGGTTGCATTATCTTTTGTTTTGCCCTGCTACTCCTTCTTGTGTTTGGTATTGCTTTTGCGCATAAATTAGGTATTCCACTCTCAAGTTTTACATTTCTATGTGCGATTTTGGCATTGCTTTATGGCAAGATAAAAGGGCAGCTAGGGATATTCTCTTGTTTTAAAAACGCACCCTTTGGTATAGTATTATTTTCTCTTGGGCTATTTGTTGTCGTTTTTGGGCTTAAAAATGGCGGTGTGTTGCAGATTCTAAGTGATAATCTGTCGTTGTTTGTCTCGTTGCCAAAAGAATGGCAGATTGTAAGTATGGGGCTTGGAAGTGGTGTTGGCAGTAGTGTGATAAACAATCTGCCTATGGTAATGCTTGGTAATCTCGCACTTGCAGATTTTAAAGCATATTTGAATGAGGCGCAGGAAAGTCTTATCATCGCACATTTGCTTGGTTGCAATATTGGCTCGAAACTCACACCCATAGGCTCACTTGCAACTTTACTTTGGCTTGAAAGGTTAAAAGGCTATGGAATCCGCATTAGTTTTATGCGTTATATGGCAGTGGCGTTTGTAGTTACTCTACCTGTGCTATTTTTAGGATTGTTCGGGCTGATTTGGGGATATTATTTTTATGTTTGAAAAATAGGCTTTTATAAAAAGTTACTTAGATTCACTATAATAGAAGTAATCAAAACGATTGGGAAATAAGAGTGAAAAAGTCTAAAACAATAAAAATTATTAAAAGGGTAGGATTACGATACGCCCTTGCTTATCGAATTAGAAAGAAAAAGAAGAGAATAGCAAAAAAGATAAAAGTAACTCATTGGTATAAAATTTTAAAGATGTTTATTCTTGTAAATAAAGCAAAATGTAACTTAAGTTTTTTTTTCTTAAGAAAATATAATATTTTAATTGAATGTAAAGCAAGTTTGGATTTGATTGCCAAAGAGTATGATAATATCAAACTATGGCTTACCTCTCAATCATTCTTAGAAAAATATGCTAATCACCCATATCCTCCATTGCTTAATCCCAAAAAATTAGATTACACAAAGATTCCTGCCGAAGTTGCGTGGGATCTTAATTTGCCTTTACCACCTTATTATCAGTTCGTGTTTTTTGGTAGCCACGCAACTGGTAATAGAGGATTGGAAAGTTTTTTGAGGAGATGTGGGGGATTGAATTATTGTGTGCAACCACCTTTGCTCAATGGCGAATCTTGGGCGAAAGAATCTTATTTTTGTTATTTTAAACAAATTATGAGAAATTACCATTATACTATGCCCCCCCCCCCGTTATATTTTGGCTATTTGTCTGTTCGAGAATATATGTTTAATGATAAATATAAAGATAAGCTTTATGCCCTTATCCCCAAAACTAATGCACTTTGTCTCGTTCGAGACCCTATAGGTATGCTTAAGAGCTATACCTCATATCATGGTCGTCCTAGTTTTACGCAAGTATTTGAACTTGCCCTTAGTCCTAGTGAGATTTTTGAGGAGCTTATACGATATATAGATTGGCATTTTGATGGAAAACATCTTATTTGGGAATACACCAAATATCCTACACTACGAACAAGTGCATTTCGGCTAAATCAATATGATGCGACTTTCCACGACACA from Helicobacter hepaticus ATCC 51449 carries:
- a CDS encoding arsenic transporter, coding for MDFMAFSLFILTMLLIYWRPLNLPLWVFSTLGAVGAYLFNVVNLDDIWRVWAMVWDSTLTLIGLILLTLAFETLGFFDFLALLLIRILSQKGEKQSLSSARFYIFLVLFSAFLSAFFANDGAILILTPLILTLFKVHNTKVFFTPLIVFLFLVSFVSDFASNTFVISNLTNIITAHFFEIPSLRFSVLMFLPQIVVICGIVGFWYIVRRILPPRLEFRDLQSDISKGCIIFCFALLLLLVFGIAFAHKLGIPLSSFTFLCAILALLYGKIKGQLGIFSCFKNAPFGIVLFSLGLFVVVFGLKNGGVLQILSDNLSLFVSLPKEWQIVSMGLGSGVGSSVINNLPMVMLGNLALADFKAYLNEAQESLIIAHLLGCNIGSKLTPIGSLATLLWLERLKGYGIRISFMRYMAVAFVVTLPVLFLGLFGLIWGYYFYV
- a CDS encoding DUF2972 domain-containing protein; the protein is MDLIAKEYDNIKLWLTSQSFLEKYANHPYPPLLNPKKLDYTKIPAEVAWDLNLPLPPYYQFVFFGSHATGNRGLESFLRRCGGLNYCVQPPLLNGESWAKESYFCYFKQIMRNYHYTMPPPPLYFGYLSVREYMFNDKYKDKLYALIPKTNALCLVRDPIGMLKSYTSYHGRPSFTQVFELALSPSEIFEELIRYIDWHFDGKHLIWEYTKYPTLRTSAFRLNQYDATFHDTDLRKALINIADEDIICIDMSEIVGKRAFETMNTLAKAFSFPAPKPSDKEKFGIKAGLYEGVLPIKFAYKNIHIYLLDNVYCSDCRFYIELGQFVEHKNAFEHYQDITQFLFNQDNFYERIIVCIEKKDFEILKENKKVCDEIKAYLLTFIPRLEEQRKIEETKRFTEKDILEYLKSHKDLCLEAKAVFEKHLTFLASVRPDIIESWKYYQEFLAMCEEIS